ACACCTCCACGGCGGGAGCGCACTGCTCACAGCCCCAGACACGGGCAATCCCGTCATCACCAATGGTGACCACGTGTCGTCCGTCGGGGCTGAACGCGGCTGTCAACACTTCGCCCGGGTGTTGGAATGGATCACCAAGACGATTCCCAGTTTCCGTATCCCATACCTGGACGCTCTTGTCCTGGCTGACGGTGATTACCCGTTGGCCGTCAGGGCTGAACACGGCCATACTCACTGCGTCGTTGTGCTGGAGAGGCTTGCCGACAGGCTCTCCGGTTTTCATATCCCACACCTGGGCAGACCTTGCCAGGGTGGTGGTGACCATCCGTCGGCCGTCGGGACTGAACGCGGCCATGGACACCATAATTACGCGATTGATGCGTTGGAGAGGCTTGCTGACAGGCTCTCCGGTTTTCGTATCCCATACCTGGGCAGGTCCTACCATGGTGGTGGTGACTACCCATCGACCGTCGGGGCTGAAGGCGGCCGTCCTCACCGAGTCCGTGTGCTGGAGAGGCTTGCCGACAGGCTCCCCGGTTTGTGCATCCCACACCCGGGCAGTGTTGTCTGCGCTGGCGGTAACCACCCAGCGGCTGTCTGGGCTGAACGTGACATCATTCACCGAGTCCGTGTGCTGGAGGGGCTTGCCGACAGGTTTCCCGGTTTGTGCATCCCACACCCGGGCGGTGTTGTCATTGCTGGCGGTAGCCACCCATCGGTCGTTAGGGCTGAATGCGACCTTGCTCACTAGGTCCGTGTGCTGGAGGGGCTTGCCGACAGGCTCCCCGGTTCGCGCATCCCACACCTGGGCGGTGTTGTCATCGCTGGCGGCGACCACGTGCTGCCTGTCGGGGCTGAACACGGCCTCATACACTCTTTGCGAGTGCTGAAACGGCTTGCCTATAGGCTGACTGGTTTGCGCATTCCACATCCGGAAGGTTCCATCAATACTAAAGGTAAATACCCACTGGGCGTCGGAACTGAACGTGGCCGTCATCACGGGGATTGAGTGCTGAAGGGTTTTGCCGACAGGCTCCCCGGTTTGTGCATCCCATACCTGGGCGGTGTTGTCATCGCTGGCGGTAGCCACCCAGCGGTTGTCTGGACTGAACGCGGCTGTCCTTACCGAGCCTGAGTGCTGGAGGGGCTTGCCGACAGGATTTCCAGTTCGCGCATCCCACACCCGGGCGGTGTTATCATCGCTGGCGGTGACCACCCAGCGGTTGTCTGAGCTGAACGCGGCCGTATTCACCGAGCCTGAGTGCTGGAGGGGCTTGCCGACAGCCTCTCCGGTTTTCACATCCCACATCCGGGCGGTGTTGTCATCGCTGGCGGTGACCACCCAGCGGTTGTCTGAGCTGAACGCGGCCGTATTCACCGAGCCTGAGTGCTGGAGGGGCTTGCCGACAGCCTCTCCGGTTTTCACATCCCACACCCGGGCGGTATTGTCACTGCTGGCGGTAACCGCCCAGCGATTGTCGAGGCTGAACGCGGCCGTCCTCACCGAGCCTGAGTGCTGGAGGGGCTTGCCGACAGCCTCTCCGGTTTTCACATCCCACACCCGGGCGGTTGTGTCATTACTGGCAGTGACCACCCAGCGGTTGTCTGAGCTGAACGCAGCCGTATTCACCGAGCCTGAGTGCTGGAGGGGCTCGCCGACAGGCTCTCCGGTTTTCACATCCCACACCCGGGCCGTGTTGTCGCTGCTGGCGGTGACCACCCAGCGGTTGTCGAGGCTGAACGCGGCCGTCCTCACCGAGCCTGAGTGCTGGAGGGGCTTGCCGACAGGAACTCCGGTTTTCACATCCCATACCCGGGCGGTGTTGTCATTGCTGGCGGTAACCACGTGTTGGCTGTCGGGGCTGAGCGCGACGTCCATGAACAAGATTTCCCCGAACCGTTCTTGATGTGAGAGAGTTCGCCACGCAATGAGCAACCTGCGCAGCCCCCATTCCGACAATGCATCACTTTCTGATGCCAGGTCGACTGGTTCTTCCTCATTCTCCAGTATATCATGTGCGTGAAGCATGAGCTTCATGCCAAGCTGGGGATCGTCTCTCATCTGGAGACGCGCATTGGCCATCAACTCTCGCGCCATGGCCATGTTCTGTGCCTTGTTGGCTGCTTTTTTCTGGAGGAATGCAACTCCTCCAAGGCAAACGGCGAGTGCGAAGCCTATCGCCAGCGCCACGCTCAGACGTCGCAGGTTCCGCTGTCTCTTCAGCTCGCGCAGCCTCTCTGCTTCACTCCGCTCCCAGCTCGCCTGGATGAAGCGTTCGAGATCAGGTGACAGATCTCCTGGGTATCTCGTCTGGACCTCGCGAGCGAAGGTGAGGCGCTCCCCTGAGAGCAGGTACGAGGCACCTCCCTCCTTGCCCTTTTGATGGCTCCGCCACTCCTCCGCCCACTCCTCCAGTCTTTGCAGTGCCCGCCCTCGCTCCTGGTTCTCCTTCACCCAGGTCGAGAGCAGAAGCCAGCTCCTCAACAACTCCTCATGCGCGAGTTCGATCCAGGCCTCACTGCCGCCTCCCTCGGACTCGGGCCCGCCACCCACGACGAGCAGGCGTTTGCCGACGAACTTCTCGATGACGGCATCCAGTGCTTTCTGGGTCTCGCCGTCCGTCACCCGAAGCTGCTCGCGCCGCACGCGCCGCCGGGTATCCGGGGACGCATCGTCCCGGAAGTTGATCAAGGCCAACAGCAGCCGGCGGGCCTGGAGCTGCTCGAACGGGCTCAACTGCGCATACATCTCGCTCGCCGTCCGGGTCAGGGCTCCCGTGACCCCGCCCAGTTCCTTGTAGGTGCGCTCCGTCAGCGTGTCCCCGTCCCGCTTCTCCCAGAGCTGATCCAGCGCATACTCCAACAGCGGCAGTCCTCCGGGCTCCCGCTCCACGTCCTTGCGGAGCACCTCGCTCAGAGCGCCCTCGAACCGCAGGCCCACCCGCCTCGCGGGGCCCTCGATGGCGGCCTCCAACTGCCTGCCCTGGAGCGGCGGCACGGAGAGGCAATGCGCCGCGTCCACCACCACCCCATCCAGCCGCGCCTGGCCTCCATCGAGGACGATCTCACGGCAGCGCTCGAAGTAGTCGAAGCGCAGGGTGGCCAGGACGACCGCGTTCGACTCCGGCGAGCGCGCCAGGTCCCACAGGGCCTGGACGAAGGCCTGGCGCTCCCTCGCCTCGGGCATGAGGGTGAACACCTCCTCGAACTGATCCACCATGAGCAGCAGCCGCTGCTTCTCCCGGGGCCGCCGCAGCCGTGCCACCGCCTCGCTCGACAACTCCCCCGGGCGGGTGACATGCACCTCCCAGGTGGGGGGCTTCAGCAGCGCGACGAGACCCGCCTTCACCAGGGAGGACTTGCCCGAGCCCGACGCCCCCGCCACCACCTGGAAGCGGGGGCGCTTGCCTCGCAGTGCCTCGCGCACCCGGCGTACCAGTGCCCGCTGTTGCGCCTTGCGTCCGTGGAAGAAGCGCCGGTGCCGGGCCTCGAACGTCAGCAGGCCGCGGTAGGGCTGGAAGATGATGGGCCGGAGGCTCGCGGCCTCTTCCGCCCGGGCATAGAGCTGGAGCGAGGCCCAGTCCAGACCGGGCGGGCTGAGCGCGAGCCGCATCCGCACGGCGCCCAGGGCCTTGTCCAGGGGCTCGCACTCCAGCAGCTCTCGATAGAGCGTTTCGGTGAGTTGGACCGAGCCCTTCACCGACAACGGCAGTCGGGACGCCACCACCGCGGGGATGCCCACCGCGTGGAGCGCCTGGGCCACACTGCCCAGGTGATTGCCTGGTTCCCCCGGGTCGCCTCCATGACAAGCCGACAGCACCACCATCCGGACCTTGCCCGCGTGGGGGGCGAGCACCCGCCGCAGGGCCGCTGCATCGACGAACTGGCGCTCGTCCGACGTGCCCCAGAGCAACCCGTACGTCGTGTCCCCGCGCGAACCGTGGCAGAGGATGTGGAGGGCGGCGATGGGCCCCGAGGTGGCCAGGGTCCGGGAAAGCCCCTCCAGGGAGACGTGGGCGACCACGTCGCGCTCGGGGCTGAAGGGGTACTCGTACCGTGCACACACCTCGCGCAAGGCTCGCAGGTGTGCGTTGACCCCGGCTTCACCGCCCGCGGTGGACCAGGCGAGGAGGAGACGCCCCAAGGGCGGTGGAGGGGAAGGTTGCGAGCGAGCGCTCTGCGTCTTGGGCCACTCGTAGCGGATGAGGCAGCCGGGCAGCTCCCCCAGGTGCCGGCGGTCCGGCTCGAGCGTCACCAACTCCCATGGCAGGGAGTACAGCTCGGCGGCGGCGAACCGGCAGGTGAGGTGCACGGGTCGTCCCTCCGCCAGCGCCTCCCGGAGTCGGACCTCCTCGGCCTCCCATCCCAATCCCCCCAGGAAGGTACGCAACGCGTCCCCCAGGCGCTGCACGCGGGCTGGATCCGGACTGGGCGCCCCGAGTGCCCCGAGGTCCGCGAGCAGTTGCGCGTTCCAGGGGAACTGCTCGCTCCAGACCTTCCCACCGTCGTGCCGCCGGTACTCCTGCGGCTCATAGCGGAAGCGGAACGGATCCTCCGCGTCCTCCCCGCGAGAGAGTTCCAGCGTCAACTCGAATGGATTTCGTTGCAAGGCCTTCTCCTGACAGGCTGCCGACAATCCATTTTTTCGCCAAAGGGCGAGTTCCTCCAGTTGATCCGTCCTGTTCGCCGAGCCGCTGGGCAGGGGGGCCAGTACCTGGCTGGCTGACAATGAGGAGGCCCTCGAGTCGAAGCCAGTTCGACCGCTCGATGGGCGGAGGGACTACGCCGCCACCACCACGGCCTTCGGTTCCAGGTAGGCCTCCAGTCCATAGGGGCCGTTCTCGCGGCCGATGCCAGACTGCTTGAAGCCGCCGAACGGGGCCTTGGGTTCGTGGGCGAGGGTATTGACCAGGACGCGGCCGGCCTCGAGCCTCGCGGCCACACGCGCGCCGCGCTGGGGATCGCCAGAGACCACGTAGCCGTGCAGGCCGTAGAGCGTGTCGTTGGCGATGGCGACCGCCTCGTCCTCGTCGCGGTAGGTGATGAGCGACAACACCGGCCCGAAGATCTCCTCGCGCGCGATGGTCATGTCGTTGCGCACGTCGGTGAACACGGTGGGCTTCACGCACCAGCCACGCTTCATTCCCTCGGGCCGGCCTTCACCACCGACCAGCAGGCGCGCGCCTTCGTTGATACCGAGGCGGATGTAGCGCTGCACGCGCTCCCACTGCTTCGCGCTCACCATGGGGCCGATGGCGGTGTCGGCGTCGCGGGGGTCTCCGGACTTCGTCGCGCGCACCTCACGGGCGAGCAACGACTCGAACTCGGCCTGTCGGGATGCCGGGACCAGGATGCGGGTGCCGGCGATGCAGGCCTGACCGCTGTTCATGAACCCGGCGTTCACCGCCAGAGGCACCGCGGTGGCGAAGTCGGCATCGTCCAACACCACCATGGGTGACTTGCCGCCCAGTTCCAGCGTCACCCGCTTCAGGGTTTCCGCGCCGGTGCGAAGGATGGTCTTGCCTACCACGGTCGAACCGGTGAACGAGATCTTGGCCACGTCCGGCGAGGTGCTGAGCTCCGCGCCCACCACCTCACCGCGTCCGGTGACGATGTTGAACACACCGGGCGGCAGGCCGGCCTCGTGCAGCGCCTGGGTGATGATGCGCGTCTGGAGCGCGCTCATCTCACTGGGTTTGATCACCGCGGTGCATCCGGCGGCCAACGCGGTGGCCAGCTTGCCGCAGATGAAGCCGGCGTCGTTGTTCCAGGGAGTGATCAGGCCGGCCACGCCCATCGGCTGCATCACCACCCGAGCGGTGCCCGCCTGGCGCTCGAAGTCGTACCGCGCCAGCACCTCGGCCACTTCGCCGATCACCTGGTGGGCATGTCTCGCCATCCAGCGAGAGCGCGACGACGGAGCGCCGTACTCCTTGATGACGGCCTCGAGCAGCTCGTCCTCGCGCGCGGCCACCGCCGCCCGCATGCGCTCGAGCATCGCGAGGCGATCGGCCCGGGTCGTGCGTGAGAACGCCGGGAAGGCACGTTTCGCCGCGGC
Above is a window of Cystobacter fuscus DNA encoding:
- a CDS encoding CHAT domain-containing protein encodes the protein MQRNPFELTLELSRGEDAEDPFRFRYEPQEYRRHDGGKVWSEQFPWNAQLLADLGALGAPSPDPARVQRLGDALRTFLGGLGWEAEEVRLREALAEGRPVHLTCRFAAAELYSLPWELVTLEPDRRHLGELPGCLIRYEWPKTQSARSQPSPPPPLGRLLLAWSTAGGEAGVNAHLRALREVCARYEYPFSPERDVVAHVSLEGLSRTLATSGPIAALHILCHGSRGDTTYGLLWGTSDERQFVDAAALRRVLAPHAGKVRMVVLSACHGGDPGEPGNHLGSVAQALHAVGIPAVVASRLPLSVKGSVQLTETLYRELLECEPLDKALGAVRMRLALSPPGLDWASLQLYARAEEAASLRPIIFQPYRGLLTFEARHRRFFHGRKAQQRALVRRVREALRGKRPRFQVVAGASGSGKSSLVKAGLVALLKPPTWEVHVTRPGELSSEAVARLRRPREKQRLLLMVDQFEEVFTLMPEARERQAFVQALWDLARSPESNAVVLATLRFDYFERCREIVLDGGQARLDGVVVDAAHCLSVPPLQGRQLEAAIEGPARRVGLRFEGALSEVLRKDVEREPGGLPLLEYALDQLWEKRDGDTLTERTYKELGGVTGALTRTASEMYAQLSPFEQLQARRLLLALINFRDDASPDTRRRVRREQLRVTDGETQKALDAVIEKFVGKRLLVVGGGPESEGGGSEAWIELAHEELLRSWLLLSTWVKENQERGRALQRLEEWAEEWRSHQKGKEGGASYLLSGERLTFAREVQTRYPGDLSPDLERFIQASWERSEAERLRELKRQRNLRRLSVALAIGFALAVCLGGVAFLQKKAANKAQNMAMARELMANARLQMRDDPQLGMKLMLHAHDILENEEEPVDLASESDALSEWGLRRLLIAWRTLSHQERFGEILFMDVALSPDSQHVVTASNDNTARVWDVKTGVPVGKPLQHSGSVRTAAFSLDNRWVVTASSDNTARVWDVKTGEPVGEPLQHSGSVNTAAFSSDNRWVVTASNDTTARVWDVKTGEAVGKPLQHSGSVRTAAFSLDNRWAVTASSDNTARVWDVKTGEAVGKPLQHSGSVNTAAFSSDNRWVVTASDDNTARMWDVKTGEAVGKPLQHSGSVNTAAFSSDNRWVVTASDDNTARVWDARTGNPVGKPLQHSGSVRTAAFSPDNRWVATASDDNTAQVWDAQTGEPVGKTLQHSIPVMTATFSSDAQWVFTFSIDGTFRMWNAQTSQPIGKPFQHSQRVYEAVFSPDRQHVVAASDDNTAQVWDARTGEPVGKPLQHTDLVSKVAFSPNDRWVATASNDNTARVWDAQTGKPVGKPLQHTDSVNDVTFSPDSRWVVTASADNTARVWDAQTGEPVGKPLQHTDSVRTAAFSPDGRWVVTTTMVGPAQVWDTKTGEPVSKPLQRINRVIMVSMAAFSPDGRRMVTTTLARSAQVWDMKTGEPVGKPLQHNDAVSMAVFSPDGQRVITVSQDKSVQVWDTETGNRLGDPFQHPGEVLTAAFSPDGRHVVTIGDDGIARVWGCEQCAPAVEVFKQWARELTCQERNTYLHEKNDCSPEEPITNSGR
- a CDS encoding aldehyde dehydrogenase family protein, whose product is MERIDQIYIDGAFVTPHGDEWFNLFNPATEEVIGQVRLADAEDARRAIAAAKRAFPAFSRTTRADRLAMLERMRAAVAAREDELLEAVIKEYGAPSSRSRWMARHAHQVIGEVAEVLARYDFERQAGTARVVMQPMGVAGLITPWNNDAGFICGKLATALAAGCTAVIKPSEMSALQTRIITQALHEAGLPPGVFNIVTGRGEVVGAELSTSPDVAKISFTGSTVVGKTILRTGAETLKRVTLELGGKSPMVVLDDADFATAVPLAVNAGFMNSGQACIAGTRILVPASRQAEFESLLAREVRATKSGDPRDADTAIGPMVSAKQWERVQRYIRLGINEGARLLVGGEGRPEGMKRGWCVKPTVFTDVRNDMTIAREEIFGPVLSLITYRDEDEAVAIANDTLYGLHGYVVSGDPQRGARVAARLEAGRVLVNTLAHEPKAPFGGFKQSGIGRENGPYGLEAYLEPKAVVVAA